A section of the Pimelobacter simplex genome encodes:
- a CDS encoding carboxymuconolactone decarboxylase family protein, whose translation MSDETDKFAGLPEARARGLRKMEQVYGFDMTDGTGDFFRYTADHLFADIWERPGLTDRDRRLLLIGMLAGQGAADVLGIQVPAAHAAGELDDEALREIVVFLSHYAGWPQGARLNSIVEETIAKARRHRGDRD comes from the coding sequence ATGAGCGACGAGACCGACAAGTTCGCCGGCCTGCCGGAGGCGCGGGCGCGGGGTCTGCGCAAGATGGAGCAGGTCTACGGCTTCGACATGACCGACGGCACGGGCGACTTCTTCCGCTACACCGCCGACCACCTCTTCGCCGACATCTGGGAGCGGCCCGGGCTCACCGATCGGGACCGCCGGCTGCTCCTGATCGGGATGCTCGCCGGGCAGGGTGCCGCCGACGTGCTCGGCATCCAGGTCCCGGCCGCGCACGCCGCGGGCGAGCTCGACGACGAGGCGCTGCGCGAGATCGTGGTCTTCCTCAGCCACTACGCCGGCTGGCCGCAGGGTGCGCGGCTCAACTCGATCGTCGAGGAGACGATCGCCAAGGCGCGGCGTCACCGCGGCGACCGGGACTGA